In one window of Macadamia integrifolia cultivar HAES 741 chromosome 2, SCU_Mint_v3, whole genome shotgun sequence DNA:
- the LOC122091677 gene encoding NDR1/HIN1-like protein 13 → MEERVPPASYNKPDLGKPPTSPPPRPPPPFPGHGIHETEDALRSGTYVVQVPKDQIYRVPPPENAAYLERQRKNPTPQKKRSMCSCILFPILILFILALILLLIVGITYFIVQPKKVNFSIQSLLTGNSHKNPEFDVTLKAENPNGQMGVNCLKGGDASLSFKQNKISTGNPPAFSTEAKTSTRVRLVLSGLKGKLPSQLQKSMQGKGKKKESIALSLLVNIPVKMEIGVLTSWSMNMAVTCDLTVNTLAKGTRVLSQKCQTKIQVFS, encoded by the coding sequence ATGGAGGAGCGGGTCCCACCTGCCTCCTACAATAAACCAGACTTGGGTAAACCTCCTAcatctcctcctcctcgtcctcctcctccttttcctGGTCATGGAATTCATGAAACTGAAGACGCCTTACGTTCAGGCACTTACGTCGTTCAAGTCCCTAAAGACCAAATCTACCGCGTCCCTCCACCAGAGAACGCCGCCTATCTCGAGCGTCAGAGGAAAAATCCTACCCCACAAAAGAAGAGATCTATGTGCTCTTGCATTCTCTTCCCCATCCTCATCCTCTTCATCCTCGCCCTTATCCTCCTCCTCATTGTAGGTATCACCTACTTCATCGTCCAGCCCAAGAAGGTCAACTTCTCCATCCAAAGCCTCCTCACAGGAAACTCCCACAAGAATCCAGAGTTTGATGTCACCTTAAAGGCTGAGAATCCTAATGGGCAAATGGGTGTTAACTGCCTTAAAGGAGGTGatgcttctctctctttcaagcAAAATAAGATCTCCACCGGCAACCCTCCAGCTTTCTCCACAGAGGCTAAAACTTCCACCAGGGTCAGGCTTGTACTATCTGGGTTGAAGGGTAAGTTACCTTCTCAGTTACAGAAAAGCATGCaaggaaaggggaagaagaaagaaagtatagCTTTGTCTCTATTGGTTAACATTCCTGTGAAGATGGAGATTGGTGTTTTGACTTCATGGAGTATGAACATGGCTGTTACATGTGATTTGACTGTGAATACATTGGCGAAAGGCACAAGGGTCTTGTCTCAGAAATGTCAAACAAAGATCCAAGTCTTCTCATAa
- the LOC122088362 gene encoding PLAT domain-containing protein 3-like, with amino-acid sequence MGTWIKNDHLFFLFAVIISSAIIAQSDDCVYTVYVRTGSIVKGGTDSNISLTLYDAEGHYVEMPNLVTWGGLMREGHNYFERGNLDMFSGRGRCLRAPVCGMNLTSDGSGDNHGWYCNYVEVTSTGPHIPCSQLLFTVEQWVALDVSPYELTATRNYCNSDLQSIEKKHQKQKIRSDLSVV; translated from the exons ATGGGAACTTGGATCAAGAAtgatcacctcttcttcttgttcgcTGTTATAATTTCCTCTGCAATTATAGCTCAATCT GACGATTGCGTATATACGGTATACGTGAGGACTGGATCGATAGTAAAGGGAGGAACAGACTCGAACATCAGCCTAACCCTATACGATGCAGAGGGTCATTACGTAGAGATGCCGAATTTGGTGACCTGGGGAGGTTTAATGAGAGAAGGGCACAACTACTTCGAGAGGGGAAACCTCGATATGTTTAGCGGCAGGGGTAGATGCTTAAGGGCACCGGTGTGTGGAATGAACCTAACATCAGATGGATCAGGGGATAACCATGGGTGGTACTGCAACTATGTGGAGGTTACGTCGACGGGTCCACATATTCCCTGCTCGCAGCTGCTCTTCACGGTGGAGCAATGGGTTGCTCTTGACGTATCTCCTTATGAGCTCACCGCTACCAGGAATTACTGCaattctgatcttcagagcatTGAAAAGAAGCATCAGAAACAGAAGATCCGTTCTGATTTGAGTGTGGTGTAG